aagttaagcgtgcttaacctagggtaatccagggatgggtgaccccctgggaagttcacgtaggcccatcagggtaagttgttccggtccttcctattgctcgatcgaggatagtgtaagaaatgaaacaacaccagctggataccttttgggctgaatgttggcaaagaactcccaagttaagcgtgcttaacctgggataatccagggatgggtgacccccctggaaagttcgcgtaggcccatcagggtaagttgttctgattcttcctatcgctcgaacgggatgttacaggtggtatcagagccgacccccgagcctctgagcgcgatggtggggcaaacctcagcgaggaggctgagtccctaGGAGGGTGTGCGTAGGCCCCTatgggtgcgtgtaggcaccttaggcgaatcccacatcggccatgcaaggggggagatctgggaccggttgtaaggtcgcatgacgaggacgtcatgtgcttaagggggggagaatgtaatacctcgagagcctagagaagttagtatatatcgaggatagtgtaagaaaagaaacaacaccagctagataccttttggactgaatgttggcaaagaactcccaagttaagcgtacttaacctggggtaatccagggatgggtgacccccctgggaagttcgtgtaggcccatcagggtaagttgttccggtctttcctatcgctcgatcgggtcgttacatgCCTTCTCTCTCAACTCATCTATCAGGTCCAGGCTTTCCCTTAAACTGTCTGGATTTCTCTCTTCATTGAAAGCCACAACTCAAGGCGATGCGAGGTCTATTTCCACTGGAATAAGGGCATCCGTCCCATATACCAAACTGAATGGCGTCTCCCCTGTAGATACGCGACTGGTGGTGCGATAAGCCCACAAAACGCTAAGGAGTTCATCGGCCTATCTGCCTTTAGCTCGTTCCAGTCGAGTCTTCAACCCATGGAGAATAGTTTTATTGCTTGCCTTCGCCTGTCTGTTGGCCTGTGGGTAGGCCACGGATGCCATCCTTAAACTAATCCCCCACCTTTTGCAAAAGGTCCTGAAGGCTTCAGAATCAAACTGCGTTCCATGATCCGTGTTGAGAATACGGGGTATTCCGAAGCGGCAAATTATGTCCTTCCATATCATCCCCTCTACCTTTTTCTCAGTTATTGTTGCTAATGGTTCAGCTTCAACCCATTTTGTGAAGTAATCCGTGGCCACCAACAAGAATTTCCTTTGTGCTGACGCCATAGGGAACGGGCCCAAGATGTCTAGCCCCCATTGTGCAAACAACAACGACTGAAATATCGGTTGGATAGATGACGGGGGTCGTACTGTTAGAGGGCCGTGCTTTTGGCATTTATCACATGTCCGCACTTTTCGGGTTGCGTCTTGTTTTAGGGTGGCCCAAAAGAAACCTACTCGTAGGACTTTCCCAGCCAATGCTCTGGCACCAAGATGCTCACCGCAGTCTCCCTCGTGAACTTCTTCCAGGGCCTGATCTGCCTCCCGTGTCCCTAAGCACTTGAGTAATGGTACTGAATACCCTCTCTTATATAGCTCTTGGCCGATGACTATAAAGCGGGCTGCCTTGGTCTTCAACTTTCTTGCTTCCGAGGGCACCGCTGGAAGCTCCTAGTTAAGCAGATATTTTAGTATCGGCGTTCTCCAATCGTCAACTATATCAACGCAATGAACACCTTCTTCACTTGTTTCCACACTCGATCGTTGTAGGACCTCCATGTGAATCAATCGTCCGGAGGTGTCTTGAGCGGAGGCCACTTTGGACAGTGCGTCAACGTGCTGGTTAAGAGACCTATTGATCTGTATGAGTTCAAAGCGTTCGAATCTAGGAGCGAGTTCCTTCACCTTCTGTAAATAACGGGCCAATAGTGGTTCCCTTACTTCAAAAGTGCCTTGGAACTGTTGTACCACTAATTGCGAGTCGCTATGGGCCATCAAGTTTTTCACCTCCAATTTTTCTGCTAACTTCATTCCAGCTAACAATGCTTCATATTCCGTTATATTGTTCGACCTAGGGAAGATGAAGCATAGGGAGTACTCTAACATCTCTTTTTCGGGGAAGATTAATACAACCCCCACCCCGCATCCTTTGGCGTTAGATGCCCCGTCCACAAACAACATCTATGCTTCCGAGCAAGCTTTTTCTACCGCAGGTGAGTGAGTGCACTCCACTATGAAGTCCGCCAACGCTTGCCCTTTTATTGCCTTCCTAGGCTCGAAGCTGATATCGTATTCGCTGAGCTCAACTGCCCACTTAGTCAGTCTTCCTGAACACTCTGGACTCTGTAGAATCTGTCTTAACGGTTGATCTGTCAATACTGTTACAGCGTGGGCTTGAAAGTAGGGTCTCAGTTTTCTTGCTGCCATTACCAAGGCCAAAGCCACCCTTTCAGCGTGGGGATACCGCGCCTCGGCCCCCTGTAACACTTTGCTTACATAATATACCGGGCTGTCAATCTAGCTGAGTTGTCTAACAAGAACGGCACTCACCGCCTGATGGCTGATCCCAAGGTATAAGCATAATTTTTCTCCGACTTTCGGCCGTGTCAATAGAGGAATCTCCTTTAGATATGCTTTCAACCCTTGGAAAGCTTTCTCGCACTCAGGAGTCCACTGAAAACTCTTGCCTCCCTTTAAAGCTTTGCAAAAAGGGAGGCTGCGCTCAGCTTGCTTGGAGAGGAATCTGCCCAAGGCCGTCAATCGACCATTCAATCTCTGAActtcttttatagatgatgggGGCTGCATGTCAATTACCGCTTGCACTTTTTCAGGGTTGGCCTCTATCCCTCTATGAGTGATCATATATCCAAGAAATTTTCCCGACTTTACTCCGAATGTACATTTATCCGGGTTCAGGCACATGTTATTCTTTCTAAATATCGCGAAGACTTTCTCAAGTTGACTGGAATGAGACTCACCTTGCCTGCTCTTCACTATCATGTCATCCACGTATGCTTCCATCACCCCCCCTAATAATTCTTTGAACATTTTGTTGACCATCCTTTGATATGTGGCCCCCGCATTCTTTAAGCCGAAGGGCATTACCTAGTAACAGTACGTCCCCTTTTCTGTTACAAAAGTCATTTTCTCCGCGTTAGGCAGGTACATGCTGATCTGGTGGTAACTTGAGAACGCATCCAAGAAGCTCAATACATCATACCCAGAGGTGTCGTCAACCAGCCTATCTATTCGGGGGAGCGGGTAGGAATCTTTAGGGCAGGCCTTGTTCAAATTGGTAAAGTCAATGCACATCCGCCATTTTCCGTTGGCCTTTGGTACCATTACAACATTTTCCAGCCATTCAGGGTATTGAACCTCCCTAATAAATCCTGCTTCCAGGAGCTTGTCCACTTCTTCCTCCATATGTCTCAATCTTTCTGGGGCGACGTGTCTTTTCTTCTACTTGACCGGCCGAACTTCTGATCGCACATTCAGGCGATGGGTCATAATGTCTGGGCTGATCCCAGGCATGTCGGCTGGTGTCCAGGCGAATATGTCTGCATAAGAGCGCAAACATTTGataatttcttctttctcttgacTTGCTAGTTGACTTCCCACGCGTACTTGCCGACCTTCATCGCTAGGATTTAGAGGGATTGCTTCAAGCGGCTCTACCGGCTGAGGTTTGCTGGCCTCGAGGGTTTGCTCGCCAATCAACAAGGTCTCTTCAGTCAACgcttttcctttttccattGCACCCCGCGTGGAGCTCACATAACATACTCTGGCTTGTTTCTGATTACCCCTTACTTGTCCGACCCCATGAGgagtggggaatttcatcaacaaaTACCCTGGAGAGATGGCAGCTCTCATAGCGTTGATAAGGGAACGTCCCAATATCACATTGTAGGCTGAGGAGAAAGTTCTGACCACCATAAAATTCACCTGTCGGGTGATCACTTGGGGGTGGTCTCCGAGCGTAACGGGCAATTGAATCGATCCGACCACCGGTACTACCTCTCCCGTGAAGCTATACAGGGGGGAAGCGACTGTTTTTAGTCGATCATGGGCGACGTGCATCTTCTCAAAGCAATTCCAATACAAGAGGTTCACAGAGCTTCCGCTATCTACCAGTATTCTTTCAATCGGGTGCTTGGCAATGATAACACAAATAACCAAAGGGTCATCGTGGGGGAGTGACACACTTCCCTGGTCTTCCGGTGCAAAAATGAGGGGGTCCTCGTCTTCTTGGATCTTCTCTACCGAATTAACGTGTAACGCCTGGTGCGCATATGCCTTtctggaggaggaggagtctCCTGCCAAGTTCTCTCCTCCCGAAATTACATGTATCCTCTCCATAACGGGTTCATTTCCATCTTCTCCACCAGCtatttcttcctccttcctcgGGTTGTTTCTTTCCCCTTCTCTTTGTTGGGGTGGTTGGCTTTCTCTTCTATTTGGAGCGTCCCCCCTCGGACATGTGGATCTTCCCTGATTGTTTCTTCTAGATTCTTCCCTCCTGCCTTGCTGGTTCTTGGGTTTATCCAGTATGAATCGATCTAACTTCCCTTCTCTGATTAGTTGCACAATTTGATTTCGTAATTCTCGGCACTATTCTGTAGTATGCCCTGGGGACTCGTGAAATTTGCAAAAAGAGTCCATGTTCCTCCCCATTAGCTGGTTGGTGTGCGGCGAAAAATTGATGAGCCCAGTATGAGCAATGGAGGAAAGGACGGCGGCCCTTGGTTCAGTAAGGGGTGTGAAGCTTCGGAATGGCATCTTGGGAGGCTCTTCTCTTCTCTGTATCTTCACTAATCTTTCTAGCCCAACGTCGCCCGACCTTCCTCTTTTTTTACCATCCCAtgcttccaaaatttccatttggacaaTAAACTGCTCAGCTCGGGCAAACAACTCAGTCATTGAGCTTGGTTCAGTTTTGGCTAGGGATCTTCTGAGCGGGGCGTAAGTGGTTCCATTAAGCAAGGCGGATGCGGCAAGGCCTACTGGGAGGTCTCTTACTTCTTGTGTGGCAGCCCTAAACCTCTCAATGTACTATTTTAGTGACTCGTTTGGCCTCTGTTGCAAGCTCATCAAGTACAtggcactcttcttcttcggaaCGTAAGCAGAGAATGCCTCCagaaattctttcttcaactgttcaaACGATCGGATATGCCTGGCGGGTAGCTTAGTGAACCACTGTTGAGCCTGTCCTGCTAGTGAGAGAGGGAAAGCCTTGCATCTGGTGACCTCGTTCCACCCATGTAGCACAGCCATCGCGACGAAGTGTTGCAAATGCCTCTCGAGGTCCTCATTCCCCGAATACACCGGGAGCTGTGGTAGCCTGAACCCTGATTGTACTGGCTGTCTTTGAAGCTCTTCAGATAATGGGAATCCTTTCACGGGTGCTTCTATTGGCGTCGTCCCAATTTGTTTCTGTTCTAATACTTCTTCTATGAGGCGCTTGACGTCAAATGCCTTAAGTGTTTCCTTTTCTGCTTCATTCCTGCCAGGGGATGGAACACAAAGGGCCCTTGAGTGGGTGCTTTCTGTCGTTTCTTCATACATGGGAGCTTTCCCTGGCCTCATGTCATGGATTCTCCCTAGATTCTCTGTTGACGGTACTTGATCATTACACCTGGGGGTCCCGATTCTTATCCCTTGGTGAGGTGCCCTCAGGGGGTTGTCTAAGGATCTCCAATATCCTTCTACGCCTGTTTGTCCTGCttggggaatgtgaatgtctGGCATCAACTCCTGTAACAGGACAGTGATCCCCTATAATTTTCTCATACTCTCTTCATTACTTGTTCTGAGTTCATTGTTTTGGTTCTTCAGCTCTTCAAAATTCTTCTATAGTTGTTCATAATCCGATAG
This genomic stretch from Diospyros lotus cultivar Yz01 chromosome 1, ASM1463336v1, whole genome shotgun sequence harbors:
- the LOC127812465 gene encoding uncharacterized protein LOC127812465, giving the protein MLFVDGASNAKGCGVGVVLIFPEKEMLEYSLCFIFPRSNNITEYEALLAGMKLAEKLEVKNLMAHSDSQLVVQQFQGTFEVREPLLARYLQKVKELAPRFERFELIQINRSLNQHVDALSKVASAQDTSGRLIHMEELPAVPSEARKLKTKAARFIVIGQELYKRGYSVPLLKCLGTREADQALEEVHEGDCGEHLGARALAGKVLRVGFFWATLKQDATRKVRTCDKCQKHGPLTVRPPSSIQPIFQSLLFAQWGLDILGPFPMASAQRKFLLVATDYFTKWVEAEPLATITEKKVEGMIWKDIICRFGIPRILNTDHGTQFDSEAFRTFCKRWGISLRMASVAYPQANRQAKASNKTILHGLKTRLERAKGR